In a genomic window of Leisingera caerulea DSM 24564:
- a CDS encoding DUF411 domain-containing protein: MKRPIAALACALALLPAAQVLAQSTPIEVKKTNGCGCCLAWMEHLGESVFVPSGKNMFAGLLVRFKLDNGVPQRMVSCHTGLTEGYVIEGHVPAADIRRLLAERPDAVGLAVPGMPLGSPGMDQGSWREAYDVFLINNDGSTEVYASYPGN, from the coding sequence ATGAAACGACCGATCGCCGCCCTGGCATGTGCTCTTGCCCTGCTCCCCGCCGCACAGGTGCTGGCCCAATCGACGCCCATTGAGGTTAAAAAGACCAATGGCTGCGGTTGCTGCCTCGCTTGGATGGAACATCTGGGGGAAAGCGTGTTTGTTCCAAGCGGAAAAAACATGTTCGCAGGGCTGCTCGTGCGGTTCAAACTCGACAACGGTGTGCCGCAGCGCATGGTTTCTTGCCACACAGGTCTCACCGAGGGTTACGTAATTGAGGGGCATGTGCCCGCGGCCGACATTCGCAGGCTCCTTGCCGAGCGTCCCGACGCAGTGGGTCTTGCCGTACCCGGCATGCCGCTCGGATCGCCTGGTATGGATCAGGGCAGCTGGCGAGAGGCTTACGATGTGTTCCTTATCAACAATGACGGCTCGACCGAAGTCTACGCCAGTTACCCCGGCAACTGA
- a CDS encoding M23 family metallopeptidase translates to MRLRCLMAGLAVTSGISAAVAMVATSYSTTPVQPTLAEAGVWEPAPLTPPRFVEGPSYRLARTRPGSAPDFRPPFLPAVVRNDAPLTAIEPPLITWSREIAPGETLDAVLAEAGLAATDRAEIALAIDAEYDLRRLRPGHAITVISTTDGSPRNVTLVVEEGIRIEALFGEQLATRVVAPEPEIVTLAGETRIETSIFGALDDAGIPARFAVDLAQMLGGTVDFRRELSGGETLRLLWREARVANKAVRQPEISFAALDLGDALYEIAWPEDGTGKATIYLDGEVLRVFSQPVEGARLTSVFGRRKHPVFGNVRMHTGVDFAAARGTPVRATAPGSIAFIGWRGGYGRVVEIAHGADTLTRYAHLSAVPEGLAEGQRVSAGDTIGRIGATGTATGPNLHYEVRVDGRPTDPLSDDRLAEATRRATPDTAALTRLRAARARLEEQLASVIAENPNERL, encoded by the coding sequence ATGAGGTTGAGGTGCCTGATGGCCGGGCTGGCGGTAACGAGCGGGATTTCGGCGGCGGTCGCAATGGTCGCCACATCCTACTCAACTACGCCTGTTCAGCCGACCCTAGCCGAGGCTGGCGTTTGGGAACCTGCGCCTCTCACACCGCCTCGGTTTGTGGAAGGCCCCTCTTACAGGCTTGCCCGCACGCGGCCTGGAAGTGCGCCGGACTTTCGTCCGCCGTTCCTTCCGGCCGTGGTAAGGAACGATGCTCCGCTGACTGCCATAGAACCGCCACTCATCACATGGTCACGCGAAATAGCTCCGGGCGAGACGCTTGATGCGGTTCTGGCCGAGGCCGGGCTTGCCGCCACAGACCGCGCAGAGATCGCCCTTGCGATTGACGCAGAATACGATCTCCGCCGACTGCGCCCCGGTCACGCAATCACTGTCATATCCACGACAGATGGAAGCCCTCGCAATGTGACCCTTGTTGTCGAAGAGGGCATACGGATCGAGGCATTATTTGGAGAGCAGCTCGCCACCCGGGTTGTGGCCCCTGAACCCGAAATCGTGACCCTTGCTGGCGAGACCAGGATCGAAACCTCGATCTTCGGGGCACTGGACGATGCCGGGATACCAGCCCGGTTCGCCGTCGATCTGGCGCAAATGCTGGGCGGCACAGTGGATTTCCGGCGCGAACTGAGCGGCGGCGAGACGCTGCGCCTTCTCTGGCGCGAGGCGCGGGTTGCGAACAAGGCTGTCCGCCAGCCCGAAATTTCGTTCGCTGCATTGGACCTTGGAGACGCTCTCTATGAAATCGCCTGGCCAGAGGATGGAACCGGCAAGGCTACAATCTATCTCGACGGCGAAGTGCTGCGTGTCTTTTCCCAGCCAGTAGAGGGCGCGCGGCTAACTTCCGTCTTCGGCCGCCGCAAGCACCCGGTCTTTGGCAATGTCCGCATGCACACTGGTGTGGACTTTGCTGCAGCGCGTGGAACGCCTGTCCGCGCCACTGCGCCCGGAAGTATTGCGTTTATTGGATGGCGCGGTGGCTATGGCCGTGTTGTCGAGATTGCCCATGGTGCGGACACACTGACCCGATATGCTCATCTCAGCGCCGTGCCCGAAGGCCTTGCTGAGGGTCAACGCGTGTCGGCCGGGGATACCATTGGCCGGATCGGCGCGACGGGCACTGCGACCGGCCCCAATCTGCATTACGAGGTGCGCGTAGACGGCCGGCCCACTGACCCGCTCTCCGATGACCGGCTCGCCGAGGCCACCAGGCGTGCAACACCGGACACAGCGGCGCTTACACGCCTGAGGGCGGCACGCGCCAGGCTGGAGGAGCAGCTTGCCAGCGTGATCGCCGAGAACCCCAATGAAAGGCTTTGA
- a CDS encoding SCO family protein translates to MRRRSALGYGAAAFGAIGLTLLLGWWRVDGPGAPEPMDQRPLPLTAMDFRLTDHKGQPVGPDTLVGRPSMIFFGFTYCPDVCPTTLSDISSWLDMMGEDAERLNTIFITVDPERDTVDAMAEYVGYFHSAIRGWTGPEAQIKRAIEGLRATYEKVTGEDGRYTMNHTAKVFLFDAEGRFVSTIDYHEPREFAVPKIRRAMKVRLEGAT, encoded by the coding sequence ATGCGGCGGCGTTCAGCTCTCGGATATGGCGCGGCGGCATTTGGTGCGATTGGCCTGACACTCTTGCTGGGCTGGTGGCGTGTAGACGGCCCCGGCGCACCAGAGCCCATGGACCAGCGGCCCTTGCCGCTTACGGCGATGGACTTCCGCCTGACTGACCACAAAGGGCAGCCAGTCGGCCCTGATACGCTTGTCGGGCGCCCGTCGATGATATTCTTCGGCTTCACCTACTGTCCTGACGTCTGCCCCACGACGCTCTCGGACATCTCAAGCTGGCTGGACATGATGGGCGAGGACGCCGAGCGGCTGAACACCATCTTTATCACGGTAGATCCCGAGCGCGACACTGTCGACGCTATGGCAGAGTATGTCGGCTACTTCCATTCGGCGATCCGCGGCTGGACCGGTCCAGAAGCGCAGATCAAGCGTGCAATCGAGGGCCTTCGCGCGACCTATGAGAAGGTTACTGGCGAAGATGGGAGATACACGATGAACCATACGGCGAAGGTCTTTCTGTTCGATGCCGAGGGACGCTTCGTCAGCACTATCGACTACCACGAACCGAGAGAATTCGCAGTTCCGAAAATCCGACGCGCGATGAAAGTTAGACTGGAGGGAGCAACATGA
- a CDS encoding copper chaperone PCu(A)C, which yields MKPVLHAALAALVLPLGAASAALAGSGQVSIENAWSRASIGTSRPGAAYMEIVNEGDEPVTLTGIKTDIAMMPEIHRSSTNEQGVSSMAPAGDVSIAAGETVALEPGGLHAMLMKLQRPMKEGETFPLSLVFSDGGWVTVNVPVLGIAARGPGN from the coding sequence ATGAAACCGGTACTTCATGCTGCCCTTGCAGCACTTGTGCTGCCACTCGGCGCCGCCTCCGCCGCGCTGGCCGGTTCCGGCCAAGTGAGCATCGAGAATGCCTGGTCGCGGGCATCTATCGGCACCAGCCGTCCCGGAGCTGCCTACATGGAGATAGTGAACGAAGGCGATGAGCCGGTCACACTGACAGGTATCAAGACTGATATTGCCATGATGCCTGAAATTCATCGGAGTTCGACGAACGAACAAGGCGTCAGTTCAATGGCTCCCGCGGGTGACGTGTCTATTGCGGCAGGAGAGACCGTCGCGCTGGAGCCCGGCGGTCTGCATGCCATGCTGATGAAACTTCAGCGCCCGATGAAGGAAGGGGAGACTTTTCCGCTTTCGCTTGTTTTTTCGGACGGTGGCTGGGTAACGGTCAACGTGCCGGTTCTTGGCATCGCAGCGCGCGGCCCGGGAAACTGA
- a CDS encoding DsbA family protein: MNRRSLILSVSALAVAAFSGASWYATRSEPIGEASSVTPEIADALIRPYSPVLGPEGATVTIVEFFDPACEACRAFYPVVKDIMAEHGDTVRVVIRYTPFHGEASEEAIQVLEAARMQGVFEEVLEAILRDQPRWASHGAPEPGLILNIAAVAGLDAEAARTQMRLPDIVGILNQDRADVEAVGVRQTPTFFVNGKPLATFGEAELRALVAAEVAATNS, encoded by the coding sequence ATGAACCGCCGCTCATTGATCCTTTCCGTTTCTGCTCTCGCAGTTGCGGCCTTTTCTGGCGCCTCTTGGTATGCAACGCGATCAGAGCCCATTGGGGAGGCCTCTTCAGTCACCCCGGAGATTGCCGACGCTTTGATCCGGCCCTATTCGCCGGTTCTCGGCCCCGAGGGTGCGACCGTGACGATCGTGGAGTTCTTCGATCCTGCGTGCGAAGCCTGCCGCGCATTTTACCCGGTCGTGAAGGATATTATGGCCGAGCATGGCGATACAGTGCGTGTGGTGATCCGCTACACACCGTTTCACGGGGAAGCTTCGGAAGAAGCGATCCAGGTCCTCGAAGCTGCGCGCATGCAGGGGGTCTTTGAGGAAGTTCTGGAAGCGATACTGCGGGATCAGCCCCGCTGGGCGTCCCACGGTGCGCCCGAGCCCGGCCTCATCCTCAATATCGCTGCGGTCGCAGGTCTCGACGCAGAAGCCGCGCGGACGCAAATGCGCCTGCCGGATATTGTAGGCATCCTCAATCAGGACCGTGCCGATGTCGAAGCCGTGGGTGTGCGCCAGACGCCGACCTTCTTTGTGAACGGCAAGCCGCTCGCTACTTTCGGCGAGGCAGAATTGCGCGCGCTGGTCGCAGCCGAAGTCGCGGCAACCAATAGCTGA
- a CDS encoding disulfide bond formation protein B — protein MTFRLSSDTSLAAAWIVALVSSLSVLFIGEVLGQTPCVLCWFQRAFMFPLAVVLGCGLWWRDRRAGRYGVALSLAGGAIALWHLGLFWGLIPERIQPCTAAGPSCTDQGQLVLSVPIPLLSFLAFALTAALSAASLKENTE, from the coding sequence ATGACATTCAGGCTATCATCCGACACGTCGCTCGCAGCCGCATGGATCGTTGCACTAGTTTCCTCACTGTCTGTTTTGTTCATTGGCGAGGTTCTGGGGCAGACGCCTTGTGTCCTCTGCTGGTTTCAACGGGCATTCATGTTCCCGCTGGCGGTTGTGCTGGGTTGCGGGCTCTGGTGGCGGGACAGGAGGGCCGGCCGCTACGGTGTCGCGCTTTCTCTCGCCGGCGGAGCCATCGCATTGTGGCATCTCGGCCTTTTCTGGGGGCTCATTCCCGAACGCATCCAGCCCTGTACTGCGGCAGGTCCGTCCTGCACTGACCAAGGCCAGCTTGTCCTCAGCGTGCCAATCCCGCTGCTCTCGTTCCTGGCCTTTGCCCTCACCGCTGCCCTGTCAGCCGCTTCTTTGAAGGAAAATACCGAATGA
- a CDS encoding SCO family protein yields MKLKLLRKILWALAAVALIWLLLWADYRADQARETQSAFRAAFELTDHQGITRTQEDFAGRWMLVFFGFANCPDVCPTTLAEVAAVMEGLGPDAGRIQPLFISIDPERDTPMTLADFVPRFEAGIIGLTGTPDQIDRTAKSFHIFYEKIEEAAAPGGYTMGHSSQLFLFDPEGGYVTAWPYGTPAEEIVSSLREQISL; encoded by the coding sequence TTGAAGCTTAAACTCCTTCGGAAAATTCTTTGGGCGCTGGCGGCTGTTGCGCTAATTTGGCTTTTGCTTTGGGCGGATTATCGTGCGGATCAGGCACGTGAGACGCAGTCGGCTTTCCGTGCGGCCTTCGAACTCACGGACCATCAAGGAATAACACGGACGCAGGAAGACTTCGCCGGGCGGTGGATGCTAGTCTTTTTTGGCTTCGCGAACTGCCCCGATGTCTGCCCGACGACTCTCGCTGAGGTCGCCGCTGTGATGGAAGGTCTAGGTCCGGACGCCGGGCGGATTCAGCCGCTCTTCATCTCGATCGATCCCGAGCGCGATACACCAATGACGCTTGCAGATTTCGTACCGCGCTTCGAGGCCGGCATCATCGGTCTCACGGGGACCCCGGACCAGATCGACCGGACAGCGAAGAGCTTTCACATCTTTTACGAAAAAATCGAGGAGGCTGCGGCCCCCGGCGGTTACACTATGGGGCATTCCTCGCAGCTGTTCCTTTTCGATCCTGAAGGTGGCTATGTCACGGCGTGGCCCTATGGCACGCCAGCAGAAGAGATCGTATCCAGTCTGAGAGAGCAGATTTCCTTATGA
- a CDS encoding MerR family transcriptional regulator: MLTIGSLGKKTGTKVQTIRYYEQIGLMPEPGRTEGGQRRYGEAELDRLSFIRHARQLGFSLDAIRELLDLSDHPERSCDEADAIARRQLKQVYQRIARLEALRTELERMVHECSGGKTSDCRVLEVLRDHAECLTEHDEIGA; this comes from the coding sequence ATGCTCACGATTGGCAGTTTGGGAAAGAAGACTGGCACCAAAGTCCAGACCATCCGCTACTATGAACAGATTGGCCTGATGCCCGAACCAGGCAGGACCGAAGGCGGTCAGCGGCGCTATGGTGAAGCCGAGCTTGATCGCCTATCCTTCATCCGTCACGCGCGCCAGCTCGGCTTTTCTCTGGATGCAATCCGGGAACTACTCGATCTGAGCGACCATCCGGAACGGTCCTGCGACGAAGCCGATGCTATAGCACGGCGGCAGTTGAAGCAGGTGTATCAGCGGATCGCCAGACTTGAGGCGCTGCGCACTGAGCTTGAACGAATGGTGCATGAATGCAGTGGCGGCAAGACATCTGATTGCCGGGTCCTTGAGGTGCTCCGTGATCATGCCGAATGTCTGACGGAGCACGACGAAATCGGCGCATGA
- a CDS encoding transglutaminase-like domain-containing protein has protein sequence MYPADPLLKPTRLLDFDHPSIARLITNRGWKELAQHEQIGAVYGFVRNEIAFGYNHADDIPASRVLTDGYGQCNTKGTLLMALLRGVGVRCRLHGFTIHKALQRGVVPEIVYPIAPDEILHSWVEAETEEGWVNLEGFILDEAFLGTLQAAFSGTESLCGYGAGTNCLSAPPVDWTGGDTYIQKTGIVRDFGTFGTPDEFYRDHRQAFGILRDWLYRKVIRHWMNARVRAIRSGHVPHIPGLGLVNHRHEKNQDAA, from the coding sequence GTGTATCCGGCAGATCCGCTTCTTAAGCCTACGAGGCTATTGGACTTTGACCATCCGTCAATTGCCAGGCTAATAACGAACCGCGGGTGGAAGGAACTGGCCCAGCATGAGCAAATCGGCGCGGTGTACGGCTTCGTCCGCAACGAGATTGCCTTTGGTTACAACCACGCGGATGACATCCCAGCCTCCAGGGTTCTCACCGACGGCTACGGCCAGTGCAACACCAAGGGCACACTGCTCATGGCGCTTTTACGCGGAGTGGGTGTGCGGTGCCGGCTGCATGGCTTCACGATCCACAAGGCGCTGCAGCGGGGCGTGGTACCAGAGATCGTTTATCCAATTGCTCCAGACGAGATCTTGCATTCATGGGTGGAGGCCGAGACAGAGGAAGGCTGGGTCAATCTCGAGGGTTTCATCCTTGACGAGGCATTCTTAGGGACGCTCCAGGCCGCCTTTTCCGGTACCGAAAGCCTATGCGGCTATGGTGCCGGAACCAATTGTTTGAGCGCGCCACCAGTCGATTGGACAGGTGGAGACACTTACATTCAGAAAACTGGTATTGTCCGGGATTTTGGAACTTTCGGCACACCGGACGAATTCTACCGGGACCACCGGCAGGCGTTCGGAATTTTGCGTGACTGGCTCTATCGCAAAGTTATCCGCCACTGGATGAATGCTCGTGTCCGCGCAATACGGTCCGGGCACGTGCCGCACATCCCGGGACTGGGCCTAGTGAACCACCGCCACGAGAAAAACCAAGATGCCGCATGA
- a CDS encoding cation diffusion facilitator family transporter: MPHDHGHAHIDPASGDRRISIAIWANALLTIAQVVGGIFAGSLALIADALHNFSDMASLLIAFAARKIARRPADERMTFGYGRIEIVAALVNYTTLILVGVYLIYEGGMRMIDPPEVAGWTVVILGGIALVVDTLTAFLTYSMQKGSVNIRALFLHNLSDALASVAVIIGGSLIILYDMKWVDPAITIGIALYILYLAVTEIGRPIRTLMLGSPPDIDGKGVVEVIRSVDGVADVHHVHLWQMQEHEVALDCHVVVEEGCLANAEQIKSDIKSSLAKHYGIRYSVLEFEASANMHTGAELFGHGS; this comes from the coding sequence ATGCCGCATGATCATGGCCATGCTCATATCGATCCTGCTTCTGGAGACCGTCGGATTTCCATCGCGATCTGGGCGAATGCCCTTCTGACCATCGCTCAAGTCGTCGGCGGAATTTTCGCGGGCAGCCTCGCTTTGATCGCGGACGCGCTGCACAACTTTTCAGATATGGCATCTCTCCTCATCGCGTTTGCCGCGCGCAAGATCGCCCGGCGGCCCGCCGACGAGCGTATGACTTTCGGCTACGGCCGGATCGAGATTGTCGCTGCGCTGGTCAACTACACAACGCTCATACTGGTTGGTGTCTATCTCATCTACGAGGGGGGCATGCGGATGATCGACCCCCCCGAGGTTGCGGGCTGGACTGTCGTAATCCTCGGCGGCATTGCGCTGGTGGTGGACACGTTAACCGCATTTCTCACTTACTCGATGCAGAAAGGCAGTGTTAACATTCGAGCACTCTTCCTGCACAACCTTTCTGATGCGCTGGCTTCAGTCGCCGTGATTATCGGTGGCTCGCTCATCATTCTCTATGACATGAAGTGGGTTGATCCTGCGATCACAATTGGTATCGCGCTTTACATTCTCTACCTCGCTGTGACCGAGATCGGCCGCCCAATCCGGACGCTGATGCTGGGCAGCCCGCCGGACATAGACGGCAAGGGGGTCGTGGAAGTGATCCGGAGCGTGGACGGTGTTGCCGATGTTCATCACGTGCATCTTTGGCAAATGCAGGAACACGAGGTCGCGCTCGATTGCCATGTGGTAGTCGAAGAGGGATGCCTTGCCAATGCTGAGCAGATCAAGTCGGATATCAAATCGTCTCTCGCAAAACACTATGGCATCCGCTATTCCGTTCTGGAGTTTGAGGCATCCGCCAACATGCACACCGGCGCGGAGTTGTTTGGACATGGTTCATGA
- the mntR gene encoding manganese-binding transcriptional regulator MntR, translated as MSDMTETDENALNRSPDEQASGFEAVRTAHQSEMVEDYVELIAELIHMNGAARPVEIAERLGVTQPTVSKNLNRLKREGLILQEPYRSIRLTEEGRQLAEACRKRHRIVVDFLVALGVSQEVAEYDAEGIEHHVSEETLSVFHAFTSERTKS; from the coding sequence ATGAGCGACATGACCGAAACAGATGAAAACGCCCTCAATCGAAGCCCAGATGAACAGGCAAGCGGTTTTGAGGCCGTACGCACGGCTCATCAAAGCGAGATGGTCGAAGATTATGTCGAGCTGATTGCCGAGTTGATTCACATGAACGGCGCAGCGCGGCCTGTTGAAATCGCCGAGCGTCTAGGCGTGACCCAGCCCACGGTCTCCAAGAACCTGAACCGCCTGAAACGGGAAGGGCTGATTCTGCAGGAGCCCTACCGTTCGATCCGCCTGACGGAAGAAGGCCGCCAGCTGGCCGAAGCCTGCCGCAAACGGCACAGAATCGTTGTGGATTTCCTTGTGGCTCTTGGCGTGTCGCAAGAGGTGGCCGAATATGATGCCGAAGGGATCGAGCACCACGTCAGCGAAGAAACCTTATCTGTATTCCACGCGTTTACCAGTGAACGGACAAAAAGCTGA
- a CDS encoding cytochrome c peroxidase, translating into MKNLISAALVGLLPVAAGATAIEQAPWAPRSAAYRLTLFMGNLTPVPWEKIENSWTAPAPGSALSEDAMSRVSPDEARAISAALASHDRQALFEAATAAVAQGILRHLAAAETALGQPYAAHEVANAEALFRAFEDGIKAADANAARDLGRAWLALNSSLGTAGVLGHGAQETDAESFAAARATLETYLTENYLPAAYAERETLTPVPESAVRSGTPVSLPATLPPGSNIADQQELPRLVLQFEEAGEDEANLPLVAYGDMLFDSPEIFGGPARELGIACSTCHNRSDVNRDFFIPGLSKYAGGMDVDGSFFNPMFNDRVDDHLDTPSMRGIRFTAPYGRDGREPSLRRFIRNVIVTEFAGDEPTPFQLDALEAYVKQFDFLPNPKIDRAGRLTNLASEAAKRGEKLFNTDFAGLGDRSCASCHTPERNFRDGLTYDIGTAEPPFPGGTPIHFETPTLRNINFTAPYMHDGSLPTLASVVDWFDESKVLGLDEAQRADLTAYLEAVGDGEEPYQAFEGRDSVFRLSWEELTTFASTLDTLLPMRDAENIALLVDTVAPDLAADASVMVNQNSKPEIYEFAAILRAVGDASAKGDWEEAGRQWDLFKAMQADIDERMF; encoded by the coding sequence ATGAAAAACCTCATTTCAGCGGCATTAGTCGGCCTTTTGCCGGTGGCCGCCGGGGCCACAGCGATTGAGCAAGCCCCATGGGCGCCGCGCTCTGCCGCTTACCGCCTGACACTGTTCATGGGGAACCTGACCCCGGTTCCCTGGGAAAAAATCGAAAACAGCTGGACCGCACCGGCACCGGGCAGCGCATTGTCTGAAGATGCCATGTCGCGGGTGAGCCCGGATGAGGCCCGCGCAATCAGCGCGGCTCTTGCATCGCATGACCGCCAGGCGCTGTTCGAGGCGGCCACGGCAGCCGTGGCCCAGGGTATCCTGCGTCACTTGGCAGCGGCAGAGACTGCGCTTGGACAGCCCTACGCAGCACATGAGGTTGCCAATGCCGAAGCGCTGTTCCGGGCGTTCGAGGACGGCATCAAGGCGGCGGATGCGAATGCCGCGCGCGATCTGGGGCGGGCATGGCTCGCCCTGAACTCCTCGCTTGGCACTGCTGGCGTGCTTGGCCATGGAGCGCAAGAGACCGATGCAGAGAGCTTTGCCGCAGCACGTGCAACGCTCGAAACCTATCTGACAGAAAATTATTTGCCTGCCGCCTATGCGGAACGCGAAACGCTGACCCCGGTCCCCGAAAGCGCAGTGCGCTCGGGAACGCCGGTGTCGCTGCCTGCAACCTTGCCGCCGGGGTCGAATATCGCCGATCAGCAGGAATTGCCCCGGCTGGTGCTGCAATTTGAAGAAGCTGGCGAGGATGAGGCGAACCTGCCGCTGGTTGCCTATGGCGACATGCTGTTCGACAGCCCGGAAATTTTTGGCGGCCCGGCTCGCGAACTGGGTATTGCCTGTTCCACCTGCCACAACCGTTCGGATGTGAACCGGGACTTCTTCATCCCCGGACTGTCAAAATACGCGGGCGGCATGGATGTGGACGGCTCCTTCTTCAACCCGATGTTCAATGACCGGGTAGACGACCATCTGGACACGCCTTCAATGCGGGGCATCCGCTTTACTGCGCCTTACGGGCGCGATGGGCGCGAGCCCAGCCTGCGGCGGTTCATCCGCAATGTGATCGTGACCGAGTTCGCAGGCGATGAGCCGACACCCTTCCAGCTGGACGCGCTGGAGGCCTATGTCAAGCAGTTCGACTTTCTTCCGAATCCGAAAATCGACAGGGCGGGCAGGCTGACGAATTTGGCCTCGGAAGCTGCCAAGCGCGGGGAGAAGCTGTTCAACACCGATTTCGCCGGACTGGGAGACCGCTCCTGCGCCTCGTGCCACACGCCCGAGCGTAACTTCCGCGATGGTCTCACATACGACATCGGCACTGCCGAGCCCCCCTTCCCGGGCGGTACGCCAATCCACTTTGAAACGCCCACCTTGCGCAATATCAACTTCACCGCGCCCTATATGCACGACGGGTCGCTGCCAACGCTGGCCAGCGTTGTGGACTGGTTCGACGAAAGCAAAGTTCTGGGGCTGGATGAGGCACAGCGTGCCGATCTGACCGCCTATCTCGAGGCTGTCGGAGATGGTGAGGAACCCTATCAGGCGTTTGAAGGCCGCGACAGCGTGTTCCGCTTGTCCTGGGAAGAACTGACCACTTTCGCAAGCACCCTGGATACGCTGCTGCCGATGCGCGATGCCGAAAACATCGCCCTTCTGGTGGATACGGTCGCCCCTGATCTGGCGGCAGATGCGAGTGTCATGGTTAATCAAAACTCCAAGCCGGAGATCTATGAGTTCGCGGCCATCCTGCGGGCTGTCGGCGATGCAAGCGCCAAAGGCGATTGGGAGGAGGCAGGCCGCCAGTGGGACCTGTTCAAAGCGATGCAAGCCGATATTGACGAGAGGATGTTCTGA
- a CDS encoding phosphate/phosphite/phosphonate ABC transporter substrate-binding protein, which yields MLSRRNFLAVSAAFLAAPALAAGEELKLAFIPQENPEKLLGDIKAVTGWLSERMGMPVTGFVTFDHAAAVEALRNGDADISFMGALPYVLAEDQIGAVPLLSEVYRGQPSYAGRVFVRKDSGIETLADLKGRDIAFADPVSESGYLYPLDLFVREGLIADAADADNFFGRKFFAGGYQQAMQAMANGLVDAAGASQYADLLLTPDQQAEVKVLAESEQIPSHAVVARPGLDKGVQAKFIETMLQLNEPGNRHLLAYLYGPDGYIAVDRDVYEGVRETARRYGYLK from the coding sequence ATGCTGTCGCGCCGCAATTTTCTGGCCGTATCGGCCGCATTCCTCGCCGCGCCAGCCTTGGCAGCGGGTGAGGAGCTGAAACTGGCCTTCATTCCGCAAGAAAACCCCGAAAAGCTGCTGGGCGACATAAAGGCGGTCACCGGCTGGCTGTCCGAACGCATGGGAATGCCGGTGACAGGGTTTGTGACCTTCGACCATGCCGCCGCCGTCGAGGCGCTGCGCAACGGCGATGCAGACATATCTTTCATGGGCGCTCTGCCTTATGTTCTGGCCGAGGATCAGATTGGTGCCGTGCCACTGCTGTCCGAGGTCTACCGCGGGCAGCCGAGCTATGCGGGTCGCGTGTTTGTCCGCAAGGACAGCGGCATCGAGACGCTGGCCGACCTCAAAGGGCGTGACATTGCCTTTGCCGATCCGGTATCGGAGTCCGGCTATCTATACCCGCTTGATCTGTTCGTGCGCGAGGGGCTTATCGCCGATGCCGCCGATGCGGACAATTTCTTTGGCCGGAAGTTCTTTGCCGGGGGCTATCAGCAGGCGATGCAGGCCATGGCGAATGGGCTTGTGGATGCCGCCGGCGCCAGCCAGTATGCCGATCTTCTGCTGACGCCGGATCAGCAGGCAGAAGTCAAAGTCCTGGCCGAAAGCGAACAGATCCCAAGCCATGCGGTTGTTGCACGGCCCGGCCTGGACAAGGGCGTGCAGGCCAAGTTCATCGAAACCATGTTGCAGCTCAATGAGCCAGGCAACCGCCACCTGCTGGCGTATCTCTATGGGCCGGACGGCTACATCGCGGTGGACCGGGACGTTTACGAAGGCGTGCGCGAGACGGCACGGCGCTACGGGTACCTGAAATGA